From the genome of Lentilactobacillus buchneri, one region includes:
- a CDS encoding gamma-glutamyl-gamma-aminobutyrate hydrolase family protein — MDKQYVIGFPAETRIINNLARNTVNDDEVAGVIKHGGVPVLIPTRNPEIMEHYVDLIDGLLLPGGPDVAPKFYGEEPVQNLGDTDAFLDASEIALVKLAVAKRKPIFGICRGVQVLNVALGGTLYQDLYSQRNHPTLQHYQKAPMPQGTHTISTTPDSYLAKIIGQGDSTLVNSHHHEAVKAVSGQLNISALAKDGVIEGVESQDDDLIIGVQWHPEAMFRTDEKQDALFADFMARVEKFANQKAVHDSVSTENE; from the coding sequence TTGGATAAACAATATGTAATTGGATTTCCCGCAGAGACTCGAATCATTAATAATCTTGCAAGAAATACCGTCAACGATGACGAGGTCGCTGGTGTCATCAAACACGGTGGGGTCCCAGTGCTCATTCCCACCCGCAATCCAGAAATCATGGAGCACTACGTTGACCTGATTGACGGTTTGCTGCTGCCGGGTGGACCGGATGTTGCGCCGAAGTTCTATGGTGAAGAGCCGGTTCAAAATCTCGGCGACACAGATGCCTTCTTGGACGCCAGCGAAATCGCCTTAGTCAAATTGGCGGTTGCCAAACGCAAACCAATTTTTGGGATCTGCCGGGGCGTCCAAGTGCTAAACGTTGCCCTTGGTGGCACCCTTTATCAAGATCTGTATAGCCAACGGAATCATCCAACCCTCCAACATTACCAAAAGGCGCCGATGCCACAAGGAACGCACACCATCTCCACCACTCCGGACTCCTATTTGGCAAAAATTATCGGCCAGGGTGACTCGACTTTGGTTAATAGCCACCACCACGAGGCCGTTAAGGCGGTTTCTGGCCAACTCAATATTTCCGCATTGGCAAAGGATGGCGTGATTGAGGGCGTTGAAAGCCAAGATGACGACTTGATCATTGGTGTTCAATGGCATCCAGAAGCAATGTTTCGGACCGATGAGAAGCAAGACGCGTTGTTTGCGGATTTCATGGCACGAGTGGAAAAATTCGCAAACCAGAAAGCTGTACATGATTCGGTTTCCACTGAGAATGAATAA
- a CDS encoding glycoside hydrolase family 31 protein, which yields MPKLPTYQTDHQTITFNNSNRQIQLTIITPEIIRVSENRGDHGASYAIEGDKETTTTYTVKQQPDHYEITTAALTIKVDAAMHIDAYDAHGNPLVTDYRGSRTPLDRGIDEEHKKFVQEEGHNVPGADDQNNPDYFQVVKDLAPDEQIYGLGDKTGYLNKRGYEYDDWNTDNPAPHLENFTRLYKSIPVMIGLKAGHPYGLFFDNPYRSHFDFGKENPNYYFYSAEAGNLNYYLIGGKTLKDIVTNYTYLTGRTPLPQKWTLGYQQSRWGYSASQKMVQDIVDSMHKYDLPFDVIHLDIDYMRGYRVFTWNDEAYQGNPKKFVTDLKATGTKIVAIIDPGVKKDPGYNIYDQGIKNDYFVKDPAGNVYVNQVWPGNAVFPDFGRQAVQKWWGKNDQFLTDMGVAGIWNDMNEPASFQGEIPQDIVFSDHDQPSTHKKMHNVYGHNMAKATYDGVKRATDRRPFVITRAAYSGTQKYSTVWTGDNHSIWPHLQLLIPQLCNLGISGFTFAGTDIAGFGSDATPELLTRWIEAAIFSPLLRNHSAMGTRAQEPWAFGEPTLSIYRKFLKLRYRFIPYLYDLFAKESKNGLPLMRPLVLNYEDDPRVRNINDQYMVGDAILVAPIVQPSQTKRLVYLPAGKWIDFWNHREYEGQQDIVVDAPLDKLPMFIKKGTILPWGAEVDHISETPDPTMTFNVYGDSGSYHHYQDNGLDFKYQHGEFNDYLVNVDHGQVSVEFVHHGFQPYRKITVNLNNQPVTLTYNSTTEHYE from the coding sequence TTGCCCAAGTTACCGACCTATCAAACAGATCATCAAACCATTACATTTAACAATTCAAATCGTCAAATTCAATTGACTATTATCACCCCAGAGATCATTCGGGTCTCCGAAAATCGCGGTGATCATGGTGCCTCATACGCGATTGAAGGCGACAAGGAAACCACAACGACATACACAGTTAAGCAACAGCCTGACCATTATGAAATCACGACCGCTGCCTTGACCATCAAGGTGGACGCGGCCATGCACATCGATGCCTATGATGCCCACGGCAACCCACTGGTCACTGACTACCGTGGCAGTCGGACTCCGCTTGATCGGGGGATTGACGAGGAACATAAAAAGTTCGTCCAAGAAGAGGGCCACAACGTTCCCGGTGCCGACGATCAAAATAATCCCGACTACTTTCAAGTTGTGAAGGATTTGGCACCTGATGAACAGATCTACGGGCTCGGAGACAAGACCGGTTATCTGAACAAACGGGGCTATGAGTATGATGACTGGAATACCGATAATCCAGCGCCCCACTTGGAGAATTTCACCAGATTGTACAAATCGATTCCAGTGATGATCGGCCTCAAAGCTGGGCATCCCTATGGCCTCTTCTTCGACAATCCCTACCGGAGCCATTTTGATTTTGGCAAAGAAAATCCCAACTATTATTTCTACTCAGCTGAAGCCGGCAACCTCAATTACTACCTAATTGGCGGTAAAACTCTCAAAGATATCGTTACCAATTATACCTACTTAACCGGCCGAACCCCTTTGCCGCAAAAATGGACATTGGGATACCAACAATCACGCTGGGGTTACTCTGCCAGCCAGAAGATGGTCCAAGATATCGTGGATTCGATGCACAAATACGATTTACCATTTGACGTGATTCACTTGGACATTGATTATATGCGCGGCTACCGGGTGTTCACTTGGAATGACGAGGCTTATCAAGGCAACCCAAAGAAGTTTGTAACGGATTTGAAAGCCACCGGCACAAAAATTGTCGCCATTATCGATCCCGGCGTCAAGAAGGATCCCGGCTACAACATTTATGATCAAGGCATCAAGAATGATTATTTCGTCAAGGATCCGGCGGGCAATGTCTACGTCAACCAAGTTTGGCCGGGGAATGCCGTCTTCCCAGATTTTGGCCGCCAAGCTGTTCAAAAATGGTGGGGCAAAAATGATCAATTTCTGACTGATATGGGGGTTGCTGGGATTTGGAACGACATGAACGAACCCGCTTCATTTCAAGGAGAAATTCCCCAAGACATTGTTTTCAGCGATCACGACCAGCCGTCGACTCATAAGAAAATGCATAACGTCTACGGCCACAACATGGCCAAGGCGACCTATGACGGGGTGAAACGCGCAACCGATAGACGACCATTTGTCATTACCCGGGCCGCTTATTCGGGTACGCAAAAATATTCAACTGTCTGGACCGGCGACAATCATAGCATTTGGCCTCACCTACAACTCCTGATTCCCCAACTGTGTAATCTGGGAATCAGTGGGTTCACTTTTGCCGGCACCGATATTGCCGGCTTTGGTTCAGACGCAACGCCGGAACTTTTGACCCGCTGGATTGAGGCAGCCATCTTCAGTCCGCTGCTGCGAAACCACAGTGCGATGGGAACCCGTGCCCAGGAACCATGGGCCTTCGGTGAACCCACGTTATCAATTTACCGTAAATTTCTAAAGCTGCGCTACCGATTCATCCCTTATCTATACGACCTATTTGCCAAAGAATCTAAAAATGGTCTGCCACTCATGCGGCCACTGGTTTTGAATTATGAAGATGACCCACGAGTCCGAAACATCAACGATCAATATATGGTTGGCGATGCAATCTTAGTCGCACCGATCGTCCAACCATCGCAGACCAAACGACTGGTTTATCTACCGGCTGGAAAATGGATTGATTTTTGGAACCACCGGGAATATGAGGGCCAACAAGACATTGTCGTTGATGCACCGTTAGATAAGCTCCCGATGTTTATCAAGAAAGGAACCATTTTGCCTTGGGGAGCCGAAGTCGATCATATTTCTGAAACGCCTGATCCGACAATGACATTCAACGTCTATGGGGATTCGGGCAGCTATCATCACTATCAGGATAACGGCCTAGACTTCAAGTATCAGCACGGCGAATTCAACGATTATCTCGTGAACGTTGACCACGGTCAGGTCAGCGTTGAATTTGTTCACCATGGTTTTCAACCTTACCGGAAAATCACGGTTAACCTCAATAATCAGCCAGTCACGCTAACGTACAATTCAACAACTGAACACTATGAATAA
- the mazE gene encoding type II toxin-antitoxin system PemI/MazE family antitoxin, which yields MKVREQGNSLVVTVPKRFGIKSGTEVVAIKGKDGSFMYIPKMENPFKDDAVHFQHDEAFDGDSTGREEI from the coding sequence ATGAAAGTCCGAGAACAAGGAAACTCACTTGTTGTAACTGTTCCTAAGAGGTTTGGTATTAAGTCAGGAACGGAAGTGGTGGCCATTAAAGGAAAAGATGGGTCGTTCATGTATATTCCTAAAATGGAAAATCCCTTTAAAGATGATGCGGTTCACTTCCAACACGACGAAGCGTTTGATGGTGATTCTACAGGGCGAGAAGAAATATGA